The following proteins come from a genomic window of Nodosilinea sp. FACHB-141:
- a CDS encoding Rieske (2Fe-2S) protein, translating to MVTAPQVSSAASLVRAATLADLAQEGSLRVQLQGHAIALFYTDGQVYAIDNRCPHMGFPLQGSVCKDGILTCPWHYARFDLASGGTFDAWADDVRAFPVHLQDGEIWLDLSPRVDGRSHQRQRLQDGLEQTLSLVIAKSVIALLADEVSAREPFRVGLAFGTRHLKSGWDTGLTILTALMNLLPTLEESDRPRALYQGLSAVARDSAGAPPHFPVHPLPQTQPDFATLKAWFRQFIERRDSEAAERCVLTAVRAKLSPAQIAEMLFAAATDHRYLDEGHTLDFINKALEALDQVQWQEAESVLASLMPSLAQATRMEEANAWRYPVDLVAMVEAAFADLPAALETGQAQRGQWSGVSELLPLLLGDDPQATVTALVDALRQGCTEPQLASLVTYAAALRVAQFNTNNDHGDWNAAHHPFTYANTVLQGLTRCPSPELLRGVFDAAVAVYLNRFLNVPPARLPDGDDTVDDPEALLTQLSDLLDRQQQVQAMGKLVAQYLYSGGNPQRLMAQLGQLMLREDRNFHVIQSLEAAFQLYAVLGHGPEGINALVAAARYLAAHSPTTRSQAQTYDIAYRLHRGDRLFEV from the coding sequence ATGGTTACGGCCCCGCAGGTATCCTCTGCCGCGTCCCTAGTTCGTGCAGCTACCCTGGCTGACCTGGCTCAAGAAGGTAGCCTTCGGGTTCAGTTGCAGGGGCACGCTATTGCCCTATTTTATACCGACGGTCAGGTTTACGCCATTGACAACCGCTGCCCCCACATGGGGTTTCCGTTGCAGGGCAGTGTTTGCAAAGATGGCATTCTCACCTGTCCGTGGCACTATGCTCGCTTTGATCTGGCCAGCGGTGGCACCTTCGATGCCTGGGCTGATGATGTGCGGGCCTTTCCGGTGCACCTTCAAGACGGAGAGATTTGGCTGGATTTGTCGCCCCGGGTGGATGGGCGATCGCACCAACGGCAGCGTCTCCAGGACGGTCTGGAGCAGACCCTGTCGCTGGTGATTGCCAAATCGGTAATTGCCCTGCTGGCGGATGAGGTTTCCGCCCGTGAGCCCTTTCGAGTGGGGCTAGCATTTGGCACTCGCCACCTCAAATCTGGCTGGGATACGGGGTTAACCATCCTGACAGCCCTGATGAATCTGCTGCCCACCCTGGAGGAGAGCGATCGCCCCCGAGCGTTGTATCAAGGATTATCTGCCGTAGCCCGAGACAGTGCTGGAGCCCCGCCCCACTTTCCTGTGCATCCCCTACCCCAAACGCAGCCAGACTTTGCCACCCTCAAAGCTTGGTTTCGACAGTTCATTGAACGGCGCGACAGCGAGGCGGCAGAACGCTGTGTATTAACCGCCGTCCGGGCTAAACTTTCCCCCGCCCAAATTGCCGAGATGCTGTTTGCTGCCGCCACTGACCATCGCTACCTCGACGAGGGCCATACGCTAGATTTCATCAATAAGGCCCTGGAGGCGTTAGATCAAGTGCAGTGGCAGGAGGCCGAGTCCGTGCTCGCCAGCCTGATGCCGAGCTTAGCCCAGGCTACTCGCATGGAAGAGGCCAACGCCTGGCGCTACCCGGTAGATTTGGTCGCCATGGTAGAGGCCGCCTTTGCCGACCTACCCGCTGCCCTAGAGACTGGCCAGGCTCAACGGGGGCAATGGTCAGGGGTATCTGAGCTGCTGCCTCTGCTCCTGGGGGATGACCCTCAGGCCACCGTAACCGCTCTGGTCGACGCCCTCCGCCAGGGCTGCACCGAACCCCAACTGGCCAGCCTCGTCACCTACGCGGCGGCCCTGCGGGTGGCCCAGTTCAACACCAACAACGACCACGGCGACTGGAACGCGGCCCATCACCCCTTCACCTACGCTAATACGGTACTCCAGGGGCTGACGCGCTGCCCTAGCCCCGAGCTGCTACGGGGGGTCTTTGATGCCGCCGTGGCGGTATACCTAAACCGTTTCCTCAACGTGCCCCCGGCCCGCCTACCCGACGGTGACGACACCGTAGACGATCCCGAGGCGTTGCTCACGCAACTGTCAGATTTGTTGGATCGGCAACAGCAGGTGCAGGCTATGGGCAAGTTGGTGGCCCAATACCTCTACAGCGGTGGCAATCCGCAGCGGTTGATGGCGCAGCTGGGTCAGTTGATGCTGCGAGAAGATCGCAATTTCCACGTGATTCAATCCCTAGAAGCCGCCTTTCAGCTCTATGCGGTCCTGGGTCATGGCCCTGAGGGCATCAATGCCCTGGTAGCTGCGGCCCGGTACTTGGCGGCCCACTCGCCAACGACGCGATCGCAGGCTCAAACCTACGACATTGCCTACCGTCTGCACCGGGGCGATCGCCTGTTTGAGGTCTGA
- a CDS encoding phytochelatin synthase family protein, with protein MRPATNFPRRSLAIARRQRKIMALLTALGVTLIARPLASQTLPLPDHLVPLTSAEGQMLLRDSEALADYVPLTSQFVTQVNQAFCGVASTVMVLNALGVPAPLAPEWERNYFTQENVFNEQTEAIIAKDAIARQGLTLSELEGILETYPVQAETHHGGDVSLEEFRSLIRTNLETSNSYVLINYLRRAIGQESGGHISPVAAYDADTDQFLILDVSRYKYPPVWVQAERLWQSTNTVDSVSGKTRGFLLVQAR; from the coding sequence ATGAGACCTGCAACTAATTTCCCGCGTCGATCGCTGGCGATCGCCCGCCGCCAACGCAAAATCATGGCTCTGCTAACGGCCCTGGGCGTAACCCTAATAGCCCGACCGTTGGCTTCTCAAACCTTGCCCCTGCCCGACCACCTGGTTCCGCTAACCTCAGCAGAGGGGCAGATGCTGTTGCGAGACAGCGAAGCTCTGGCGGATTATGTGCCGCTCACGAGCCAGTTTGTCACTCAGGTGAACCAGGCGTTTTGCGGGGTGGCTAGCACGGTGATGGTGCTCAACGCGCTGGGGGTTCCGGCCCCCTTGGCCCCGGAGTGGGAGCGCAACTACTTCACCCAGGAGAATGTGTTTAACGAGCAGACCGAGGCGATTATTGCTAAAGATGCGATCGCCCGTCAGGGCCTCACCTTGTCAGAGCTGGAAGGGATTCTCGAAACCTACCCCGTGCAGGCTGAAACTCACCACGGCGGCGATGTAAGCCTAGAGGAGTTTCGCAGCTTGATTCGCACCAACCTAGAGACTTCCAACAGCTACGTGCTGATCAACTACCTGCGCCGGGCGATCGGCCAGGAAAGCGGTGGCCACATTTCGCCCGTTGCCGCCTACGATGCTGATACTGACCAGTTTTTGATTTTGGACGTGTCGCGCTACAAATATCCGCCCGTGTGGGTGCAGGCAGAGAGACTGTGGCAGTCCACCAACACAGTAGATTCGGTGTCGGGCAAGACGCGGGGGTTTTTGCTGGTGCAGGCGCGGTAG
- a CDS encoding Uma2 family endonuclease gives MTATSLAKTAPRTIPQNQWHRATWADYVALRDDPSGEHTKLAFNEGWLWVTMDAEGISHAAVSDLFTSLLFLWAIQHPEEVFSSLGRCLLERAEVRASAPDLVLYVGADYPQWQPGEPRRIDLNQIRVPNLVGEISDTTLASDLDEKKHLYAALGIPEYWVVDVRGQRVFAFLRQENGEYLPCETSQALAGLPIALLDETLQRLAQGTNTSAAAWFSQQMTTLTQEQPR, from the coding sequence ATGACCGCAACGTCTCTGGCAAAAACTGCTCCGCGCACAATTCCCCAAAACCAGTGGCATCGAGCAACCTGGGCCGACTATGTAGCGCTGCGGGATGACCCGAGCGGAGAGCACACAAAACTGGCTTTTAACGAAGGATGGCTGTGGGTCACGATGGATGCAGAAGGCATTAGCCACGCGGCAGTCAGCGATTTGTTCACCAGCTTGCTTTTTCTGTGGGCTATTCAGCACCCAGAAGAGGTTTTCAGCTCTCTGGGACGGTGCTTGTTGGAACGGGCAGAGGTGAGGGCCAGTGCGCCCGATCTTGTCCTGTATGTCGGCGCTGACTATCCTCAGTGGCAGCCGGGGGAGCCGCGTCGAATTGATTTGAACCAAATCCGAGTGCCTAATCTGGTGGGCGAAATCTCTGACACCACCCTGGCCAGCGATCTTGATGAGAAGAAGCACCTCTATGCCGCCCTCGGCATTCCGGAATATTGGGTAGTAGATGTGCGGGGGCAGCGGGTGTTTGCCTTTTTGCGGCAGGAGAATGGTGAGTACTTGCCCTGCGAAACCTCTCAGGCGCTGGCAGGTCTGCCCATTGCCCTGCTGGATGAAACCCTGCAACGGCTGGCCCAGGGCACTAATACCAGCGCAGCAGCTTGGTTCAGTCAGCAAATGACAACATTGACCCAGGAGCAGCCCCGATGA
- a CDS encoding pirin family protein, with product MPTLNQPSTAKTLRSIQRSQGRHWVGDGFPVRTLMAYNGLGQTISPFLLLDYAGPAEFSPTTARRGVGEHPHRGFETVTIVYDGEVEHRDSAGGGGIIGPGDVQWMTAAAGLVHEEFHGPNFAKHGGPFEMVQLWVNLPAKDKMSAPRYQGITSDRIPTIELPEGQGSLRVIAGEFQNAQGPAQTFTPINMWDLRLSGGRQVTLELPEGHTTLLVVLKGSVRVGGSEPISEAEIGICDRAHTTLILDCLQDTKALLLSGAPIDEPIVGHGPFVMNTSAEIYQAVTDYQSGKMGALTAQ from the coding sequence ATGCCGACCCTCAACCAACCCAGCACCGCTAAAACCCTGCGCAGCATTCAGCGATCCCAAGGTCGCCACTGGGTGGGTGATGGTTTTCCGGTACGGACGCTAATGGCCTACAACGGTCTGGGCCAAACCATTAGCCCCTTTCTGCTGCTTGACTATGCCGGGCCAGCCGAGTTTTCGCCGACCACTGCCCGGCGCGGCGTGGGCGAACACCCCCATCGGGGCTTTGAGACTGTCACCATCGTCTACGACGGCGAGGTCGAGCACCGCGACTCGGCCGGGGGCGGCGGCATCATTGGCCCTGGAGATGTGCAGTGGATGACGGCAGCGGCGGGCTTGGTCCACGAAGAATTTCACGGGCCAAACTTCGCTAAGCATGGCGGTCCCTTTGAGATGGTGCAGCTGTGGGTGAATTTGCCGGCCAAAGACAAAATGTCTGCGCCCCGCTACCAGGGCATTACAAGCGATCGCATTCCCACCATCGAGCTGCCCGAGGGCCAGGGTAGCCTGCGGGTGATTGCTGGAGAATTCCAAAACGCCCAGGGGCCAGCCCAGACCTTTACCCCCATTAATATGTGGGATCTGCGGCTGAGCGGTGGTAGACAGGTGACTCTTGAACTGCCCGAGGGCCACACTACCCTGCTGGTAGTGCTGAAGGGATCGGTGCGCGTCGGTGGGTCGGAGCCAATTTCTGAAGCGGAGATTGGCATCTGCGATCGCGCCCACACCACCCTCATCCTCGACTGCTTGCAAGACACCAAGGCCCTGCTGCTCTCGGGTGCCCCCATCGACGAGCCCATCGTCGGCCACGGCCCCTTTGTGATGAACACCTCTGCAGAAATCTACCAGGCTGTAACCGATTACCAAAGCGGCAAAATGGGGGCACTGACAGCTCAGTAG
- a CDS encoding ABC transporter ATP-binding protein/permease — protein MERFNLKGFRRFWAIAKSYWFGDEKWKAGGLLLLIAVFLLGYTGLSVVLNNKRGVLISALSAKDEARFWETVLVFVGVLVAYAPLMAGYDYLQKRLGLEWRRWLTGRFVADYFGDRAFYDIQQFHPDIDNPDQRIAEDVKNFTQQSLALLLVVVSSVLQVIAFSGVLWGISKNLVGFLVLYAVLGTLVTVGIFGQPLVRLNFEQLKREANFRFSLVRIRENAEAIAFYRGEAQEASQVNNRFMAAFENFKKLIIWELNLNALTNAYEFIPFVLPAIVVAPAVFSGDLEVGKVSEAQGAFVRVFFSLNVVVARFSELTSFGAGIDRLYSFAEALNHLEPEVEAVAEPSASIDGSTAEDSPESIDHPTIAIETSASLALKQFTLQTPNYQRTLVENLSINIPDKTGLLIVGPSGCGKSSLLRAIAGLWHSGSGTIYRPELDNILFLPQKPYMILGTLREQLLYPNTSQAVDDASLQTALEKVNLANLAERFGGFDAVEEWGDVLSLGEQQRLTFARILVSQPEFAILDEATSALDLANEAKLYDHLHHTGTTFVSVGHRESLVDYHQVTLELAEDHSWAIKPASLATADL, from the coding sequence ATGGAACGATTTAACCTGAAAGGGTTCAGACGGTTTTGGGCGATCGCCAAGTCCTACTGGTTTGGCGACGAAAAGTGGAAAGCCGGGGGCCTGCTGCTGCTGATTGCGGTGTTTTTGCTGGGCTACACTGGCCTCAGCGTGGTGCTCAACAACAAGCGCGGCGTGCTGATCTCGGCCCTCTCTGCCAAAGACGAAGCCCGCTTTTGGGAGACGGTGCTGGTGTTTGTCGGCGTGCTTGTGGCCTACGCACCGCTGATGGCGGGCTACGACTACCTGCAAAAGCGGCTGGGGCTAGAGTGGCGACGCTGGCTGACCGGGCGGTTTGTGGCCGACTACTTTGGCGATCGCGCCTTCTACGACATTCAGCAGTTCCACCCCGACATCGACAACCCCGACCAGCGCATTGCTGAGGACGTGAAGAACTTCACCCAGCAATCTTTGGCGCTCCTGTTAGTCGTTGTCAGCTCCGTCTTGCAGGTAATCGCCTTTAGCGGCGTGCTGTGGGGCATCTCCAAAAATCTGGTGGGCTTCCTGGTGCTCTACGCCGTTTTAGGAACACTAGTGACGGTAGGGATCTTTGGTCAGCCCCTGGTACGCCTCAACTTTGAGCAGCTTAAGCGCGAGGCCAACTTTCGCTTTAGCCTGGTGCGCATTCGTGAGAATGCCGAGGCGATCGCATTTTACCGAGGCGAAGCCCAAGAGGCCAGCCAGGTGAATAACCGCTTCATGGCCGCCTTTGAAAATTTCAAAAAGCTAATCATCTGGGAACTCAACCTCAACGCCCTGACCAACGCCTACGAGTTCATTCCCTTTGTGCTGCCGGCGATCGTGGTGGCTCCAGCGGTGTTTTCCGGCGATCTCGAAGTGGGCAAAGTCTCTGAGGCCCAGGGAGCCTTTGTGCGGGTGTTCTTTTCCCTCAACGTCGTCGTGGCTCGGTTCTCAGAATTGACCTCCTTTGGCGCGGGCATCGATCGCCTCTATAGCTTTGCCGAAGCCCTCAATCACCTAGAGCCCGAGGTTGAAGCGGTAGCAGAGCCATCAGCATCCATAGACGGTTCCACAGCGGAAGACTCTCCAGAATCCATAGACCATCCCACGATCGCCATTGAGACCTCAGCTTCCCTAGCGCTGAAGCAGTTCACTCTGCAAACCCCCAACTACCAGCGCACCCTAGTCGAAAATCTCTCTATCAATATTCCTGACAAAACCGGGTTGCTAATTGTGGGGCCGAGCGGCTGCGGCAAAAGTTCGCTATTGAGGGCGATCGCCGGTCTCTGGCATTCCGGCAGCGGCACCATTTACCGCCCCGAGCTAGACAACATTCTCTTTTTGCCCCAAAAGCCCTACATGATTCTCGGCACCCTGCGAGAGCAGCTGCTCTACCCCAACACCAGCCAAGCGGTAGACGATGCTAGCCTCCAAACTGCCCTAGAAAAGGTCAATTTGGCGAACTTGGCCGAGCGCTTTGGCGGTTTTGATGCCGTAGAAGAATGGGGCGACGTGCTCTCTCTAGGCGAGCAGCAGCGACTTACCTTTGCCCGAATTCTAGTCAGCCAGCCCGAATTTGCCATTCTCGACGAGGCCACCAGCGCCCTCGATTTGGCCAACGAGGCCAAGCTTTACGACCATCTGCATCACACCGGCACCACCTTTGTCAGCGTGGGGCACCGCGAATCGCTAGTTGACTATCACCAAGTCACCCTAGAGCTGGCAGAGGACCACTCCTGGGCTATCAAACCCGCAAGCTTAGCCACCGCAGATCTATAA
- a CDS encoding DUF1815 family protein yields MFVRLAEQHRQFVRDLVMNLQALATVLEEMGYLASCYTCGGQMNSASFMVSLGDDHLIRFLVSDYGITWTEMRDDRELMKLEGAEAIHQLQELANLVKFRVQPAGAKKVVPSRV; encoded by the coding sequence ATGTTTGTCAGACTAGCCGAGCAGCACCGTCAATTTGTTAGAGACCTGGTTATGAACCTGCAAGCACTGGCCACCGTGCTTGAGGAAATGGGCTATCTAGCCTCCTGCTACACCTGTGGCGGCCAAATGAACAGCGCTTCCTTCATGGTGAGCCTGGGCGATGACCACCTGATTCGCTTTTTGGTGTCCGACTACGGCATCACCTGGACCGAAATGCGCGACGATCGCGAGCTGATGAAGCTGGAAGGCGCCGAGGCCATTCACCAACTGCAAGAGTTGGCCAATCTGGTCAAGTTCCGCGTTCAGCCTGCTGGGGCTAAGAAAGTGGTTCCTAGCAGGGTTTAG
- a CDS encoding aspartate kinase: MTLIVQKYGGTSVGTVERIQAVAQRVKATVEAGHSVVVVVSAMGKTTDGLVKLANDITDQPSRREMDMLLSTGEQVTIALLTMALHALGQEAISLTGAQVGIVTEAEHTRARILKIKTDRLQRHINEGKVIVVAGFQGISQTSDLEITTLGRGGSDTSAVALAAALQAEKCEIYTDVPGILTTDPRLVPEAQLMDEITSDEMLELASLGAKVLHPRAVEIARNYGVTLVVRSSWTDEPGTRVVSPRPQPRPLEGLELAHPVDAVEFDTDQAKVALLRIPDRPGIAARLFGELATQALNVDLIIQSIHEGNTNDIAFTMVRANLNRAEAVAEAIAPALRSNPTDTTQAEVMIDQRMAKISIAGAGMIGRPGVAAKMFSSLAAAGINIQLISTSEVKVSCTIDVADCDRAIAVLCGAFEVTSSPMPQGASSTGAAAPVVRGAALDTKQARVAIRRVPDRPGMAAHIFQLLATHGVSVDMIIQSQRCRLVNGQATRDIAFTVAQGDAQTAKAVVESAAAELGLGDVAVDEAIAKVSVVGTGMIYAPGVAARMFKALSEQGINLQMIATSEIKISCVVTEDEGVTALRAVHNAFGLAGLERTVVPA, translated from the coding sequence ATGACGCTGATCGTACAGAAATATGGCGGCACCTCCGTAGGCACCGTGGAGCGCATTCAGGCGGTGGCCCAGCGGGTGAAAGCCACGGTAGAGGCTGGTCACTCGGTAGTGGTGGTGGTGTCGGCCATGGGCAAAACCACTGACGGCCTGGTGAAGCTTGCCAACGACATTACCGATCAGCCCAGCCGCCGCGAGATGGATATGCTGCTGTCAACTGGCGAGCAGGTGACCATTGCCCTGCTGACCATGGCCCTGCACGCCCTGGGGCAAGAGGCCATTTCCCTGACCGGTGCCCAGGTAGGCATTGTCACCGAGGCTGAGCACACCCGCGCCCGCATTCTAAAAATCAAGACCGATCGCCTCCAGCGCCACATCAACGAAGGTAAGGTGATTGTGGTAGCTGGCTTCCAGGGCATTAGCCAAACTTCTGACCTGGAAATTACCACCCTGGGCCGGGGCGGATCTGACACCTCGGCGGTGGCGCTGGCGGCAGCACTTCAGGCTGAAAAGTGCGAAATCTATACCGACGTGCCGGGCATTCTCACCACCGACCCGCGACTAGTGCCCGAGGCCCAGCTGATGGATGAGATCACCAGCGATGAAATGCTGGAGCTGGCTAGCTTGGGAGCCAAAGTGCTGCACCCCCGGGCGGTGGAGATTGCCCGCAACTACGGCGTTACCCTGGTGGTGCGATCGAGCTGGACCGACGAGCCAGGCACCCGCGTGGTTTCTCCACGGCCTCAACCCCGGCCCTTAGAGGGGCTAGAGCTGGCCCACCCGGTGGATGCCGTGGAGTTTGACACCGACCAAGCCAAGGTAGCGCTGCTGCGCATTCCCGATCGCCCCGGTATTGCCGCGCGGCTGTTTGGTGAGCTGGCCACCCAAGCGCTAAACGTCGATTTGATCATTCAATCTATCCATGAAGGCAATACCAACGACATCGCCTTCACCATGGTCAGGGCGAACCTCAACCGAGCCGAGGCGGTGGCCGAGGCCATTGCCCCAGCGCTGCGCAGCAACCCCACCGACACCACCCAGGCGGAGGTGATGATTGACCAGCGCATGGCCAAAATTAGCATCGCTGGGGCGGGCATGATTGGTCGCCCTGGGGTGGCCGCCAAGATGTTCTCCTCCTTGGCAGCGGCAGGGATCAACATTCAGCTAATTTCGACATCAGAGGTGAAAGTTAGCTGCACCATTGACGTGGCAGACTGCGATCGCGCCATTGCGGTCCTCTGTGGTGCCTTTGAGGTCACCTCGTCTCCCATGCCTCAAGGCGCATCGTCCACGGGCGCTGCAGCCCCAGTGGTGCGCGGCGCAGCCCTAGACACTAAGCAAGCTCGGGTAGCTATTCGCCGCGTGCCCGATCGCCCTGGTATGGCGGCCCACATCTTTCAGCTGCTGGCCACCCACGGGGTCAGTGTAGACATGATCATTCAGTCACAGCGCTGCCGGCTGGTGAATGGCCAGGCCACCCGCGATATTGCCTTTACTGTGGCCCAGGGCGATGCCCAAACCGCCAAAGCCGTAGTGGAGTCTGCCGCTGCCGAGCTAGGCTTGGGGGATGTAGCGGTGGATGAGGCGATCGCCAAGGTTAGCGTCGTCGGCACCGGCATGATCTATGCTCCTGGCGTGGCCGCGCGCATGTTCAAAGCGCTTTCAGAGCAGGGCATTAACCTGCAAATGATTGCCACCTCGGAGATTAAAATTAGCTGTGTAGTGACCGAAGATGAGGGCGTTACGGCTCTGCGGGCTGTGCACAACGCCTTTGGCCTCGCGGGTCTGGAGCGCACGGTGGTGCCTGCCTAG
- a CDS encoding NAD(P)/FAD-dependent oxidoreductase yields MQTVSRSDQAARAQDTAREDTSPTVEVPPVTSGKHQVVIIGGGFGGLYAAQQLGRADVEVTLIDKRNFHLFQPLLYQVATGGLSPGDIASPLRGILSAQKNTRVLMGEVTNVDPGQQMVSLADGRIVPYDSLIVATGMSHFYFGRDDWAEVAPGLKTVEDALEMRRRIFAAFEKAENTADPELRQTLLTFVIVGGGPTGVELAGALAELAFHTLPNDFRHIDTTDSRILLIEGMDRVLPPFPPELSTRANTDLEKMGVEVLTQSLVTDISGHQITLKQGDEVTTLQAGTVLWAAGVRDPGMGGILAESTGAERDRSGRVIVNNDLSLPTHPNIFVVGDLAHFAHQGDRPLPGVAPVAMQEGKYVAKLIQKQLKNDTLPPFEYKDTGSLAVIGRHAAVVNLPWAKLTGFFAWFVWLFVHIFYLIEFDNKLVVMTQWVANYFTRKQGSRLITEKVFEKGEARAPATPG; encoded by the coding sequence ATGCAGACTGTCTCACGCTCCGACCAAGCCGCTAGGGCCCAAGACACAGCCCGTGAAGACACCTCTCCCACCGTTGAGGTGCCGCCCGTTACCTCCGGCAAACATCAGGTGGTGATTATTGGTGGCGGCTTTGGTGGTCTCTACGCCGCCCAGCAGCTCGGTCGCGCCGACGTGGAAGTCACCCTAATCGACAAGCGCAATTTCCATCTGTTTCAGCCGCTGCTGTACCAGGTGGCCACCGGCGGCCTCTCCCCCGGCGACATTGCCTCTCCTCTGCGCGGCATCCTCAGCGCCCAAAAGAACACACGGGTACTGATGGGGGAGGTCACCAATGTCGACCCTGGCCAGCAGATGGTCAGCCTCGCCGACGGCCGCATTGTGCCCTACGACAGCCTGATTGTGGCCACGGGTATGAGCCACTTTTACTTTGGCCGCGACGACTGGGCCGAGGTAGCCCCCGGTCTCAAAACTGTAGAAGATGCTCTAGAAATGCGTCGCCGCATCTTTGCCGCCTTTGAGAAAGCCGAGAACACTGCTGACCCCGAGCTTAGACAAACCCTGCTCACCTTTGTGATTGTGGGCGGCGGACCCACTGGGGTAGAGCTGGCCGGAGCGCTGGCTGAGCTGGCTTTTCATACCCTACCCAACGACTTTCGCCACATTGACACCACCGATAGCCGCATTCTATTGATTGAGGGCATGGATCGGGTGCTGCCGCCCTTCCCACCCGAGCTATCGACCCGTGCCAACACCGACCTAGAGAAAATGGGTGTCGAGGTGCTAACCCAGTCTCTGGTAACGGATATTTCGGGTCACCAAATTACCCTGAAGCAAGGGGATGAGGTCACTACCCTGCAGGCAGGCACCGTGCTCTGGGCAGCCGGAGTGCGTGACCCCGGCATGGGCGGCATTTTGGCTGAGAGCACCGGGGCAGAGCGCGATCGCTCAGGCAGAGTCATCGTCAACAATGACCTCAGCCTGCCTACCCACCCGAATATTTTTGTGGTTGGTGACCTGGCCCACTTTGCCCACCAGGGCGATCGCCCCCTGCCCGGAGTAGCCCCCGTCGCCATGCAGGAAGGCAAATACGTAGCCAAACTCATTCAAAAGCAGCTCAAAAACGATACCCTTCCCCCGTTTGAGTACAAAGACACCGGCAGCCTGGCGGTTATCGGTCGTCACGCCGCTGTCGTCAACCTACCCTGGGCTAAACTCACCGGATTCTTTGCCTGGTTCGTGTGGCTGTTTGTGCACATCTTTTACTTGATCGAGTTTGACAACAAGCTCGTGGTCATGACCCAGTGGGTAGCCAACTACTTCACCCGCAAGCAGGGGTCACGCCTGATTACCGAGAAGGTGTTCGAGAAAGGTGAAGCCCGCGCCCCAGCAACCCCTGGCTAG